Genomic window (Paenibacillus sp. PK3_47):
TCGGGAGGCTGACGATCTTGGACGGCATGAGCCGATCACCCCGTTCTCATTGATAACGATAGAACATCGTATGTTGAGCGGTCATTTTGCGGAACCGGGAGATTGAATTCTCATGTATAATAGGTAAGTTGATACTACTTGAAGGCTTGGAGGCAGCATAGAGATGAACATTCGTCCGCTACAATTTGCAGATAACGCAGTGATTGAAGGAATTATCAGAGAGAGTCTGATGGAGTTCGGGGGAAACAGAGAGGGACTGGCCTGGGCAGATCCGAACATGAGCGATCTGTACCATTATTACAACAGCGAAGCAGGCAGAGCTTACTGGGTGGCTGAAGAAGACGGGAGAGTGCTGGGGGGATGCGGGATTGCACCTTTTGGCGGGCCGGAGTCAGGCAGCATCTGCGAACTGCAGAAAATGTACCTGTCCCCGGCCAGCAGAGGTACCGGAGTAGCTAAGGCGCTGCTGCAGACTGCGCTTGATTATGCAAGGCAGCACTACAGCAAGTGTTATCTGGAAACGCTCCAGAACATGCATGCCGCCAACCGCTTTTATATAAAAAACGGGTTTGAGCTGCTGGAAGCCCCGCTTGCAGGCTCGGAGCATTTCGCCTGTGATGCCTGGTATATTAAAGATCTGGCTTAATACAAGCGGTTCTTGTAACCATCCTCAAGACTTAGGGCAACTGCTTCGGGAGTCAGGCCTTCCATTCGGATATGCTCGGAGAGCATTCTGGCTGCAGACGGCAAATCCGCAGTGTCCAGCCAGGAGCCGGGCTCCCACAGCTGTGAACGTCTGAAGGCTTTGGCACAGTGCAGGAAGCATTCTACCGCCTCGACAATAATGCCCATAACCGGAACGCTGTCCCGTACAGCCGCCGGCGCAAGCAGCTTAGGGTCGGTTGTTATGTAAGCACGCCCATTGATTCTCAGCGTTTCGCCAAGTCCCGGAATGAGGAACAGCAGTCCCGCTTCCGGATTGCCGATGATGTTGCGCAGCGAGTCATATCTTTTGTTGCCTGGCCGTTCCGGAATCAGCAGATGCTGCTCATCTATAATATGTACGAACCCCGGATGATCGCCGCGTGGTGAGACGTCGCACTGACCGGATGCATTCGAAGTAGATAGCAGCATAAAAGGTGACTTTGCAATAAATTCTTTGCAGTTCTCATCCAGTGTGGTAATCATTTTTTTCTCCGCGATCTCTTTCGGATAACCCATCAGGGACCGAAGCCCGTCTTCGGTCCTGATTATAAATTTCTCCTCAATAACCCCCATAAATAATCATCCTCTCCGGAAAAATATTTCCTTACATATTATACTGCGTCAGATCAATTCCTTGCGAACCTTTAAATACCGGTACAGGAAGCATCCCGACAAAGCACAGATAATTGCGCACAGTCCGATGAAACCATAACCTGCCTGAAGACCGCGCAGCAGCCCTGTGGACGTCTCTGCACCATAGAGATGCTTCACACCGTCTATAATGGCTCCAATGGCGTAGTTCCCGATAACACTGCCGAGACCCATCAGAGTGACGGTGAACGTAATGGCGGTGTCGCTGCCGGTCGGATATCTTTTGGCGATGAAGGCCATAACGGTCGGGTAGATCATGGCAATACCAATCCCGGCTGCGGCGAACAGGAAGGCGAACTTCTCTCCGCCAAGCAAGGCGGCAAAGGTACATAATCCGGAGAATCCGGAGAAAATGATTAAGGACAGGTTAAAGCCGATTTTATCGGTCACAGGACCCAGCAAGAGTCTGGCGAGCGAGAAGAAGAGGAAGAAGACTGACAGCATGCCGGAGGCTTTTACCGTATCCCAGGCATAAGCTTTTTCCAGGAAATTAACCAGCCAGCCGCCCACCGCAAGCTCCGAGACTACGCCGAACGACAGAATTAGGACCAGAAGCCAGAGCGCCGGATCACGGATCAGCACTTTGAGGGAAATCCGGTCTTCATTTGGCAGATCATCTCCCGGAAACGTACTGCGCAGCGCCGACAGAATCGGAAGAATCGATAAGGACAGCATCACGAGATACATTCCGCGCCAGTCCAGCGTCCAGCCAAACAGAGTGACCGACATCAGTCCGGTTGCAATGAGAGGGGCAAGTGTGGAACTGAACCCATAGAAGAAATGGGACAGGTTCATCATCGTTCCGGTATTCTTGACGAAGATCCGGGCACCGAGTATGGCCAGGCCAATCTCCAGCATGCCGTTCCCGATGTACATCAGGAAGTAGGAAGAAGCGAAGAGCGGATAAGTATGCGAGACGTAAATGAACACCCCGGAAATGATCATGGAGGCAAAAGAGATAATGGTGACAGCCTTAATGCCCCATTTGCGCACCAGAACAGCAGTGAATGAACAGGCAATCAGATAGCCCAGCGCGTTAAGGGATAAGAGTGTGCCTAACTGTCCTTCATCCAGCTTAAAATCAAACTGAATACGCGGAATAGCGGGACCTTTAATATTTTCCGAAATCCCGAAGATGATAAAGCCTAAAAATATGGTGGCCAGCTGCATGGCATACACCTTGTTGATTGTACCTAAACGCTGTTTCAAAAGAAGAACCTCCTGGAATGTAAAATATAAATGTGGCTATCAGGGTTACGGGGTTCTGCTACCTTTTCTCAACCACTTGAAGATGATAGGCCAGACTCTCCAGAGTCGCTGCGGTTAACCCGGCCAGGTATTCCTGGTGTGTATTGTTCCTGATCTGCAGCCTGGGCATATGCTCCTCAGGAATCACCTGCAGACAGCCTGCATTCAGTGTCTCCAGCAGATCGGTGGAAGGAAGCTCGCCGGTCAGGACAATCGCAATCGGATTAATAACGGCGATGATAGAGATTAGTGTAGAGACCGCCAGCGGAACGAACCCGTCCGGACTGTGCAGTGCGGCCATCTGTGCTTCGCGCGTCATCCCGAAGGGCAGATAAGAAACTTCTCCGCCGAAATTCGTGTTCCCGCTTAAGATCCGCCCATCGACAATAAAGCCTGCACCGGGAAACTGGTTTTTGGGAAATGTGACTACGGCAAAGGTCTTTTCGCCTTCAAAATTTTGCAGATTATAGAATCCGTAGACCGTCATATTCATGTCGTTCTCAATAGTGACCTTCAGTTTGTATTTCTGCTCCAGTCTGGGACCCAGCGGCTTGCCGGCCAGATCCGGGACGTCGCAGATTCCGATGATTCCTTCATGGACAACACCGGGAATTCCAATGCCAACCGCCTGAATGTTGTCGTGCTCTGCTGTAACCTCACCAATTAAATTGTCTATGGTGTCTTCATTAATGTGATCCTTGATCAGCGTA
Coding sequences:
- a CDS encoding GNAT family N-acetyltransferase, which codes for MNIRPLQFADNAVIEGIIRESLMEFGGNREGLAWADPNMSDLYHYYNSEAGRAYWVAEEDGRVLGGCGIAPFGGPESGSICELQKMYLSPASRGTGVAKALLQTALDYARQHYSKCYLETLQNMHAANRFYIKNGFELLEAPLAGSEHFACDAWYIKDLA
- a CDS encoding pyridoxamine 5'-phosphate oxidase family protein codes for the protein MGVIEEKFIIRTEDGLRSLMGYPKEIAEKKMITTLDENCKEFIAKSPFMLLSTSNASGQCDVSPRGDHPGFVHIIDEQHLLIPERPGNKRYDSLRNIIGNPEAGLLFLIPGLGETLRINGRAYITTDPKLLAPAAVRDSVPVMGIIVEAVECFLHCAKAFRRSQLWEPGSWLDTADLPSAARMLSEHIRMEGLTPEAVALSLEDGYKNRLY
- a CDS encoding MFS transporter, with product MQLATIFLGFIIFGISENIKGPAIPRIQFDFKLDEGQLGTLLSLNALGYLIACSFTAVLVRKWGIKAVTIISFASMIISGVFIYVSHTYPLFASSYFLMYIGNGMLEIGLAILGARIFVKNTGTMMNLSHFFYGFSSTLAPLIATGLMSVTLFGWTLDWRGMYLVMLSLSILPILSALRSTFPGDDLPNEDRISLKVLIRDPALWLLVLILSFGVVSELAVGGWLVNFLEKAYAWDTVKASGMLSVFFLFFSLARLLLGPVTDKIGFNLSLIIFSGFSGLCTFAALLGGEKFAFLFAAAGIGIAMIYPTVMAFIAKRYPTGSDTAITFTVTLMGLGSVIGNYAIGAIIDGVKHLYGAETSTGLLRGLQAGYGFIGLCAIICALSGCFLYRYLKVRKELI
- a CDS encoding ROK family protein; amino-acid sequence: MSQVSHNTYQLKQINVELVKNSIKLLGTATKASIAEATRLSVATCGTILNELVQSGEVMETGPDESKGGRPARQYKYNADFAYVLCLLVKTEGGIHSITYALANLLGELIQETTLIKDHINEDTIDNLIGEVTAEHDNIQAVGIGIPGVVHEGIIGICDVPDLAGKPLGPRLEQKYKLKVTIENDMNMTVYGFYNLQNFEGEKTFAVVTFPKNQFPGAGFIVDGRILSGNTNFGGEVSYLPFGMTREAQMAALHSPDGFVPLAVSTLISIIAVINPIAIVLTGELPSTDLLETLNAGCLQVIPEEHMPRLQIRNNTHQEYLAGLTAATLESLAYHLQVVEKR